One segment of Toxoplasma gondii ME49 chromosome VI, whole genome shotgun sequence DNA contains the following:
- a CDS encoding Toxoplasma gondii family A protein (encoded by transcript TGME49_243180~Signal peptide predicted by SignalP 2.0 HMM (probability 0.989) with cleavage site probability 0.540 at residue 23) — protein sequence MEHQALRAVLLTFLVATVVPCAASDANGPEREPDFIVTIGPKGVEENTQQVFFLGPSATLRVADESGKAIFLPQPASPDQDTEPSYNLAYVYENGHCNFAKTLAYRDAFPGYSRPLWVRSSAQVGRGDGLPAGTVANYTLTNPPADSMSGGVSFCVRFTKSAAATTTTTTKAPTEAADSTTKSSESTEGSSTGPTDSSGSSSQSGGGSDSSSPSGGGSDSSSDSGEVSDSGGGSGGSGSSSQEQNNRVQREPPLNHVPKPEVNVQPQLQQQRGSNTPELPDTKISSKGQPAGEGGQQDLTSEDDNGKGVYSGASSDASSEGAVASPGPEAEPENGVSENSVFHPLSSGEAVTQDQGSQESTSTAAVPSVEGISTSEIVERNETQASEMTASQTTSVGTPGKNGAVAAGGARLRRLSDKDASAVKYLTIVVHSAAWGLSAGSLMASAVVLSITVTFLSSV from the coding sequence ATGGAGCATCAGGCGCTCCGTGCCGTGCTGCTGACATTCCTCGTGGCGACCGTGGTGCCCTGCGCCGCGTCTGACGCCAATGGACCAGAACGTGAACCGGACTTCATTGTAACCATTGGACCCAAAGGCGTGGAGGAAAATACTCAACAggtgttttttctcggccCTTCCGCAACTCTCCGTGTGGCTGACGAGAGCGGTAAAGCCATCTTTCTGCCGCAACCGGCATCGCCTGACCAGGATACGGAGCCAAGCTACAATCTTGCTTATGTGTATGAGAATGGTCACTGCAATTTTGCAAAAACTCTGGCGTACAGAGACGCGTTTCCCGGCTATTCGCGTCCATTATGGGTCCGCTCCTCAGCTCAGGTAGGGAGGGGTGATGGACTGCCTGCCGGAACAGTTGCGAACTACACGCTTACAAATCCTCCGGCCGACTCTATGAGTGGAGGTGTCAGTTTCTGCGTGCGGTTCACGAAATCCGCCGCAGCGACAACGACGACCACGACCAAGGCACCGACAGAAGCGGCAGATTCCACGACAAAGTCCTCAGAGTCCACTGAAGGCTCTTCAACCGGCCCCACTGACAGTAGTGGCTCGTCGTCTCAGTCCGGTGGCGGTTCAGActcgtcgtctccgtccGGTGGCGGTTCAGACTCGTCGTCTGACTCCGGCGAGGTTTCAGACTCAGGAGGTGGGTCTGGCGGCAGTGGAAGCTCATCTCAAGAACAAAATAACCGAGTGCAACGGGAGCCACCTCTCAATCATGTGCCAAAACCGGAGGTCAATGTACAACCGCAACTCCAGCAACAAAGAGGATCCAACACACCAGAACTCCCCGATACAAAGATTTCCTCAAAAGGCCAGCCTGCCGGTGAGGGAGGCCAGCAGGATCTGACTTCAGAAGACGACAATGGTAAAGGCGTGTATTCAGGTGCAAGCAGTGATGCCTCTTCAGAGGGTGCTGTTGCCTCACCAGGGCCTGAAGCTGAACCGGAGAACGGGGTGTCTGAGAACTCTGTTTTCCATCCACTTTCCTCGGGTGAGGCAGTGACTCAAGACCAAGGCTCACAAGAAAGCACTAGCACCGCGGCTGTCCCCTCGGTGGAAGGAATATCCACTTCCGAAATTGTAGAACGGAACGAAACTCAAGCTTCCGAGATGACAGCATCTCAAACTACATCTGTCGGCACGCCTGGCAAGAACGGTGCCGTTGCTGCAGGTGGTGCGCGCTTGAGACGGCTGTCAGATAAGGACGCTTCAGCGGTGAAATATCTAACGATCGTCGTGCACTCCGCTGCGTGGGGCTTGTCAGCAGGGTCACTGATGGCCTCAGCTGTTGTGTTGTCCATAACGGTAACATTTCTTTCCAGCGTTTAA
- a CDS encoding Toxoplasma gondii family A protein (encoded by transcript TGME49_243190~Signal peptide predicted by SignalP 2.0 HMM (probability 0.999) with cleavage site probability 0.467 at residue 23) — protein MERQALRGLILFLIVVALMPCAASEVDGSKIQTDFIVTIGEKGVEENIEQVFSLGPSATLRVVDESNKAILLPERSAATEGTAAGYTVAYAFENGRCNFGKQVAYKDAFLGYAQPVWVHALPDAGAEGKPVAVVSNYTFTNPPVEYLSGGVSFCVRFTTSPSATSTTTTTSPTTLPVISTQPAQPTPNADVENNTTHADSDAPSSGSSSEPGSRPSTEETQDGSDGSQSSPGTPQQELETKIGEGKENEDGGLPKEPGHVEANEVVTRAPQSATGSSVPTVPMVDLRSQHGATHHAVDADGHGRLRRLSGADDSEVKYLTIVVHSAACGSAAGTFMVSAVVSTITATLLSTCYF, from the coding sequence ATGGAGCGTCAGGCGCTCCGTGGTTTGATCCTGTTTCTCATCGTGGTCGCCTTGATGCCTTGCGCCGCGTCTGAGGTCGATGGATCAAAGATTCAGACAGATTTCATTGTTACCATTGGCGAAAAAGGAGTGGAAGAGAACATCGAAcaggttttttctctcggtcCCTCTGCAACGCTTCGAGTTGTCGACGAGAGCAACAAGGCCATTCTGCTGCCTGAACGGAGCGCTGCCACCGAGGGAACAGCGGCAGGATACACCGTCGCATATGCGTTTGAGAACGGGCGTTGTAACTTTGGAAAACAAGTCGCGTACAAAGATGCATTTCTCGGATATGCACAACCAGTATGGGTTCACGCCCTACCTGATGCTGGCGCGGAAGGAAAGCCTGTGGCAGTAGTTTCAAACTACACGTTCACGAATCCTCCTGTAGAGTATTTAAGTGGTGGGGTGAGTTTCTGTGTGCGGTTCACGACGTCCCCCTCAGCGACAAGTACAACCACGACCACGTCGCCGACAACTCTGCCAGTAATATCAACACAGCCAGCACAGCCAACTCCCAATGCTGATGTAGAGAACAACACCACGCACGCCGACTCAGATGCCCCGTCAAGTGGGTCAAGTAGCGAACCAGGCAGTCGACCatcgacagaggagacgcaagaTGGATCTGACGGGTCTCAGTCTTCTCCAGGAACTCCACAACAGGAGTTGGAAACCAAAAtaggagaagggaaggaaaatGAAGATGGTGGTCTTCCGAAAGAACCTGGACATGTCGAGGCAAATGAGGTTGTCACCCGCGCGCCGCAGTCTGCCACAGGATCGTCGGTTCCAACCGTTCCCATGGTCGATTTACGTTCTCAACATGGCGCGACTCACCATGCGGTTGACGCTGATGGTCACGGTCGCCTCAGGCGCCTTTCTGGCGCTGATGATTCAGAAGTGAAATACTTGACGATTGTCGTACATTCTGCTGCTTGCGGTTCTGCAGCGGGTACCTTTATGGTATCGGCCGTTGTGTCGACCATAACAGCCACGCTGCTGTCCACTTGCTACTTCTGA
- a CDS encoding Toxoplasma gondii family A protein (encoded by transcript TGME49_243170~Signal peptide predicted by SignalP 2.0 HMM (probability 0.998) with cleavage site probability 0.406 at residue 26), protein MMERQALRAVLLAFLVATVFASDASGSETEPDFTITISKTGVKQDTEQTFSLGPSSSLRVVDQSHKAVLLPEAEEEAEHDSRAYAFENGQCNFKKTIAYRDAFPGYSQPLWVRSSSQGIGVERSPPESAAYYTFTNPPAEFLSQRVSFCVRFATPSAGTTLTTTTSPTTTAAEITSKPVESTDSTPSDPPSSDGSSPPSGGDSDSSSGPGTNDGSGSGTHNDEGSPERPTGPGQSSPDPQSQAPPQNQGPPQPPAQEGAPEDHRPSTPVQRPDNSSTEPPTQGDNEEGVTEQSDKDKNEELGENNVDSTEHGVPSAEPEADSEQKGPESDAAHLPSSNDQLSQNQSLPGISNGASPTPTQGTPEFDGKEQTQVQTPRSNTATQRMTVEGAAQNNSAAEGSTRLRRLSDADTSAVKYLTIVVHSSACGLAAATLSASAALLSILASLLSTS, encoded by the coding sequence ATGATGGAGCGGCAGGCGCTCCGTGCCGTGTTGCTGGCTTTCTTGGTGGCCACTGTGTTTGCTTCTGACGCCAGTGGGTCGGAGACCGAGCCAGACTTTACTATTACTATAAGCAAAACCGGCGTGAAGCAAGACACTGAGCAAACTTTTTCGCTGGGACCTTCCTCGAGTCTTCGGGTTGTCGACCAGAGCCACAAAGCGGTCCTTCTACccgaagccgaagaagaggcggagcaCGACAGCCGCGCGTATGCCTTTGAGAATGGCCAGTGCAACTTCAAAAAAACAATCGCCTACAGAGACGCATTTCCCGGTTACTCCCAGCCACTCTGGgtccgttcctcttctcagGGTATCGGGGTCGAACGGTCGCCCCCGGAGTCGGCGGCGTACTACACGTTCACGAATCCTCCTGCTGAGTTTTTGAGTCAAAGGGTTAGTTTCTGTGTACGGTTCGCGACGCCTTCCGCTGGGACAACGTTGACTACTACCACGTCGCCAACGACGACAGCAGCGGAAATAACATCGAAGCCCGTAGAATCAACTGATAGCACGCCATCTGACCCCCCCTCCAGTGATGGCTCGTCACCTCCTTCTGGCGGCGATTCAGACTCGTCGTCTGGGCCCGGCACGAACGACGGATCTGGATCTGGGACGCATAACGATGAAGGTTCGCCTGAAAGGCCAACGGGGCCAGGGCAATCCTCGCCTGATCCGCAGTCTCAGGCCCCACCACAAAACCAAGGGCCACCACAGCCTCCGGCACAAGAGGGGGCGCCGGAAGACCATCGGCCTTCGACACCGGTGCAGCGTCCCGACAATTCATCAACGGAGCCGCCTACTCAAGGAGACAACGAGGAAGGTGTCACTGAACAAAGCGACAAGGATAAAAATGAGGAACTTGGTGAAAACAACGTTGACTCCACGGAGCACGGTGTTCCGTCAGCGGAGCCTGAAGCCGACTCGGAGCAGAAAGGGCCTGAGAGCGATGCTGCCCATCTACCTTCCTCGAATGATCAACTGAGTCAAAATCAAAGTTTACCAGGCATCAGTAACGGCGCATCCCCTACCCCAACACAGGGCACGCCCGAGTTTGACGGGAAGGAACAGACTCAAGTTCAAACTCCCAGGTCGAACACAGCAACTCAGAGAATGACTGTCGAGGGCGCAGCCCAAAACAATTCTGCTGCTGAGGGCAGCACGCGCTTGAGACGGCTCTCTGATGCAGACACTTCAGCAGTGAAGTATCTGACGATTGTCGTGCACTCCAGCGCTTGCGGTTTGGCAGCCGCAACGTTGTCAGCCTCAGCTGCTTTGTTGTCCATACTTGCGTCCCTTCTTTCCACCTCTTAG